From a region of the Synechococcus sp. PCC 7502 genome:
- the shc gene encoding squalene--hopene cyclase, whose translation MQALSTKNLKNLVTEAIAKSQAYLLSLQDSSGYWWAELESNVTITAETVLLHKIWGSEQGRNLHKVETYLRAEQRNHGGWELFYGDGGDLSTSVEAYMALRLLGVVADDPALIRAKEFILARGGITKTRIFTKMHLALIGCYNWKGLPSIPPWVILLPDAFPFNIYEMSSWARGSTVPLLIVFDRKPVYNLNPQINLNELYSEGFANVKYQLPRNSDWTDIFVNLDDLFKIGESLNLVPFREEGIKASEKWILERQEATGDWGGIIPAMLNSMLGLKALDYDLADPVIVRGMAALDRFVIETADFYRVQPCVSPVWDTALVMRSLIDSGMSNDDPHLVKAGEWLIEKQILDYGDWAVKNKQGKPGAWAFEFDNRFYPDVDDTAVVVMALCQVQLPTENLEDLKWEAIARSVAWISTMQCKAGGWAAFDLDNDQDWLNLLPYADLKAMIDPNTADVTARVLEMIGYVRRSLDSSNQQSNQKRVKKVDKSITSWQILRALNYLQAEQEAEGCWFGRWGVNYIYGTSGVLAALAGIAADSHTPLIKNGATWLISCQNPDGGWGETCRSYNDPSLKGQGVSTASQTGWAVIGLLAAGEATGNFAWDQIDKGIEYLVSTQRSLGDWYEAEFTGTGFPCHFYLKYHLYQQHFSLTALGRYLKAKTNYDH comes from the coding sequence ATGCAGGCTTTATCGACAAAAAACCTTAAAAATTTAGTTACAGAGGCGATCGCCAAGAGTCAGGCATATTTATTATCACTACAGGATTCGTCGGGTTATTGGTGGGCAGAGCTAGAGTCTAATGTGACAATTACAGCCGAGACGGTACTTTTACATAAAATTTGGGGTTCAGAGCAGGGTCGTAACCTGCATAAAGTTGAAACTTATCTAAGAGCCGAACAAAGAAATCACGGGGGATGGGAATTATTCTACGGCGATGGCGGAGACCTTAGTACTTCTGTGGAAGCATATATGGCATTACGGCTGTTGGGTGTGGTGGCAGATGATCCAGCTTTAATCCGTGCCAAAGAGTTTATCCTTGCCCGTGGTGGCATTACCAAAACTCGCATCTTTACGAAAATGCACCTTGCCTTAATTGGCTGTTACAACTGGAAAGGATTACCTTCCATACCGCCTTGGGTAATTTTATTGCCAGACGCATTTCCCTTTAATATTTACGAGATGTCAAGCTGGGCAAGGGGTAGCACCGTACCTTTATTAATTGTGTTCGATCGCAAGCCCGTTTATAACCTAAATCCTCAAATTAACCTGAATGAGCTTTACAGTGAAGGGTTTGCCAATGTCAAGTATCAACTGCCTCGCAATTCTGATTGGACAGATATTTTTGTTAATTTAGATGATTTATTTAAAATAGGTGAATCTCTGAATTTAGTTCCATTTCGGGAAGAGGGGATTAAAGCGTCGGAAAAATGGATTTTAGAGCGACAAGAAGCAACTGGAGACTGGGGCGGAATCATTCCTGCTATGCTGAATTCCATGCTAGGACTAAAGGCTCTGGATTATGATCTTGCTGATCCAGTAATTGTGCGAGGTATGGCAGCACTGGATCGATTTGTAATTGAAACAGCTGATTTTTATCGAGTTCAGCCCTGTGTTTCGCCAGTGTGGGATACAGCTTTGGTTATGCGATCGCTTATAGATTCGGGCATGAGTAATGATGATCCGCACCTTGTTAAAGCAGGGGAATGGTTAATCGAGAAGCAAATTCTGGATTATGGTGATTGGGCGGTTAAAAATAAACAGGGTAAACCCGGGGCATGGGCGTTTGAGTTTGATAATCGCTTTTATCCCGATGTTGATGATACGGCAGTGGTGGTAATGGCATTGTGTCAGGTGCAATTACCTACTGAGAACCTAGAGGACTTAAAATGGGAGGCGATCGCTCGATCTGTGGCATGGATTTCGACGATGCAGTGTAAGGCGGGGGGCTGGGCAGCTTTTGATTTGGATAATGATCAGGATTGGTTGAATTTACTACCATACGCTGATCTAAAGGCAATGATTGATCCAAATACGGCGGATGTTACGGCTCGGGTTTTAGAAATGATTGGCTATGTGCGTCGCTCCTTAGACAGTTCTAATCAACAATCCAATCAAAAAAGAGTAAAAAAAGTTGATAAATCTATTACCTCTTGGCAAATTCTGAGGGCATTAAATTACCTCCAAGCTGAGCAGGAAGCCGAAGGCTGTTGGTTTGGGCGGTGGGGAGTAAATTATATCTATGGCACGAGTGGTGTACTAGCAGCTTTGGCTGGAATTGCCGCCGATTCCCATACTCCCCTGATCAAAAATGGCGCAACTTGGCTAATAAGTTGTCAAAATCCTGACGGGGGCTGGGGAGAAACCTGTCGCAGCTACAATGATCCGTCTTTGAAAGGGCAGGGGGTTAGCACCGCTTCGCAGACGGGCTGGGCAGTAATTGGCTTACTTGCTGCTGGAGAGGCAACAGGGAATTTTGCTTGGGATCAAATTGACAAAGGGATTGAGTATTTAGTTTCTACGCAGCGATCGCTTGGGGATTGGTATGAGGCAGAATTTACAGGCACAGGTTTCCCCTGTCATTTTTATCTGAAGTATCATCTATATCAGCAACATTTTTCCTTGACAGCATTGGGACGTTATCTTAAGGCAAAAACAAACTATGACCACTAA
- a CDS encoding P-II family nitrogen regulator — protein sequence MKKVEAIIRPFKLDEVKIALVNAGVVGMTVSEVRGFGRQKGQTERYRGSEYTVEFLQKLKVEIVVEDDQVDMVVEKVIAAARTGEIGDGKIFVTPVERIIRIRTGEKDLEAV from the coding sequence TTGAAGAAGGTAGAGGCAATTATTCGTCCTTTTAAGCTTGACGAGGTAAAAATTGCTCTGGTTAATGCTGGAGTAGTTGGTATGACCGTGTCTGAAGTACGTGGATTTGGTCGCCAAAAAGGGCAAACTGAACGCTATCGTGGTTCGGAATATACCGTAGAGTTTCTGCAAAAACTCAAAGTTGAAATTGTTGTAGAAGATGATCAAGTGGATATGGTCGTAGAGAAGGTTATTGCTGCGGCTCGCACTGGTGAGATCGGTGATGGCAAGATTTTCGTTACTCCTGTAGAGCGAATTATTCGGATTCGGACTGGAGAAAAAGACCTAGAAGCAGTTTAA